In Bacillus solimangrovi, a single genomic region encodes these proteins:
- a CDS encoding M24 family metallopeptidase, whose translation MQKRLQQLSEWMTEQDVDVTFINSKENIFYLTNFHTDPHERLIGLLMFRDAEPFMIVPRMESSQAKNAGWKHEIIGYSDHENPWELIKKAIEKRDVTVVEKVAFEESVLSYGRSQSLLSIFSDAKVVSVEEKLNNMRVIKDEKEIESIRKAAKMADYGIQVGIDALKEGITEMEVLATIEYELKKQGIQEMSFSTMVLFGEKSGEPHGNPGYRKLKEGDFVLFDMGVVVEGYCSDITRTFVYKSISEEQRKIYDIVLKAELASLEACKPGVRIGDLDSIARNIITKAGYGNFFPHRIGHGMGINVHEFPSMSHVNDEKLKEGMVFTIEPGIYLSDIGGVRIEDDVLITKDGYETLTKFQKQLQIIE comes from the coding sequence ATGCAGAAACGTTTACAACAATTATCAGAATGGATGACAGAGCAGGATGTTGATGTAACTTTTATTAATTCAAAAGAGAATATATTTTACTTAACAAATTTCCACACTGACCCTCATGAACGCCTTATCGGCTTGCTGATGTTCAGAGATGCTGAACCGTTTATGATTGTCCCTAGAATGGAGTCTTCACAAGCTAAGAATGCAGGGTGGAAACATGAAATTATTGGATATTCGGATCATGAAAACCCATGGGAATTAATCAAAAAAGCAATTGAAAAAAGGGATGTAACAGTTGTAGAAAAAGTTGCATTTGAAGAGTCCGTATTATCTTATGGCCGTAGCCAATCACTACTATCAATTTTTTCAGATGCAAAGGTTGTATCAGTTGAAGAGAAGTTGAATAATATGCGTGTCATAAAAGATGAGAAAGAAATAGAGAGCATTCGTAAAGCTGCAAAAATGGCGGATTATGGTATACAAGTAGGGATTGATGCTTTAAAAGAGGGAATTACAGAAATGGAAGTGCTTGCAACAATAGAATATGAATTGAAGAAACAAGGTATTCAAGAAATGTCTTTTTCAACAATGGTTTTATTCGGTGAAAAATCAGGAGAACCTCATGGAAATCCAGGGTATCGTAAACTTAAGGAAGGTGACTTTGTCCTCTTTGATATGGGTGTCGTTGTTGAAGGGTATTGTTCTGATATTACGAGAACATTTGTTTACAAGTCTATATCTGAGGAACAAAGGAAAATCTATGACATAGTGTTGAAAGCAGAGTTAGCATCTTTAGAAGCTTGCAAGCCTGGAGTCAGAATTGGCGACCTAGATTCAATTGCTCGAAATATCATCACAAAAGCTGGATATGGAAATTTCTTTCCACATCGTATTGGCCATGGGATGGGAATCAATGTACACGAATTCCCTTCAATGAGTCATGTAAATGATGAAAAATTGAAAGAAGGAATGGTATTTACAATTGAACCTGGTATCTATCTGTCAGATATCGGTGGAGTAAGGATAGAAGATGATGTATTAATTACAAAAGATGGTTATGAGACACTTACGAAGTTCCAAAAACAATTGCAAATCATTGAGTGA
- a CDS encoding GNAT family N-acetyltransferase, whose translation MNIQLKGKKVTLRDFTKDDIQRMWYWEYEANDREHIQWNGPYFPREQMSMEEYTKNYIYLLEEVNNNQTRSKLVIEKDGEFIGSVGWYWVSEATKWCENGLVIYDSRYWSGGFGFDAYVMWTDYLFTEMDIARIGISTWSGNERMIRLAKKCGMIEEARIRKARIVNDTYFDSIKMGILREEWELIRKQLLDYA comes from the coding sequence ATGATATTCAACGTATGTGGTATTGGGAATATGAAGCGAATGATCGTGAACATATACAGTGGAATGGACCTTATTTTCCAAGAGAACAAATGAGCATGGAAGAATATACAAAGAATTATATATACTTATTAGAAGAAGTTAATAATAATCAAACACGCTCTAAGCTCGTCATCGAGAAAGATGGTGAATTTATCGGAAGTGTAGGTTGGTATTGGGTATCAGAAGCTACAAAATGGTGTGAAAATGGCCTCGTTATTTATGATTCTCGTTATTGGTCTGGTGGATTTGGATTTGATGCCTATGTCATGTGGACTGACTATCTATTCACAGAGATGGATATTGCTCGAATAGGTATTAGTACGTGGTCTGGTAATGAGAGAATGATTCGTTTGGCTAAAAAATGTGGCATGATTGAAGAAGCGAGAATTCGGAAAGCAAGGATTGTTAATGATACTTATTTTGATTCGATTAAAATGGGAATACTTCGTGAAGAATGGGAATTAATACGAAAGCAATTACTCGATTATGCTTGA